A region from the Mucilaginibacter sp. CSA2-8R genome encodes:
- a CDS encoding YdeI/OmpD-associated family protein, whose amino-acid sequence MNAVAKKLLMKPGQSWLLYNAPENYLNTLAPLPDNLQISYAPKGQFDGIQLFTLNRAELVANLKQIQPVLQPNTVLWIVYPKKSSGIASDLAMMSSWDEVTPYGLTGVAAAAIDATWTALRFRPIEHSNISATRNSEIEKNNYAAYVDIINKKVTLPTQMAVELAKTPLALTNFEKLSYSNQKEYVLWVLTAKQDKTRIDRITKTIEKLLDGKKNPSDK is encoded by the coding sequence ATGAATGCTGTTGCCAAAAAATTATTGATGAAACCGGGGCAAAGCTGGTTGTTATACAACGCACCCGAAAATTATCTGAACACGCTCGCCCCGCTGCCTGACAATTTGCAGATCAGTTATGCACCGAAGGGCCAGTTTGACGGCATTCAGCTATTTACGTTAAACCGAGCCGAATTAGTAGCAAACCTAAAGCAGATACAGCCGGTATTACAACCCAACACCGTCTTGTGGATTGTTTATCCTAAAAAAAGTTCGGGCATAGCATCTGACCTGGCCATGATGAGCAGTTGGGACGAAGTAACGCCTTACGGCTTAACAGGCGTGGCTGCCGCAGCTATAGATGCCACCTGGACGGCCTTACGTTTTCGCCCGATTGAGCATTCAAATATATCGGCCACCCGCAATAGCGAGATTGAGAAAAACAATTATGCAGCTTACGTTGATATAATTAATAAAAAGGTAACCTTACCTACCCAAATGGCTGTTGAGCTGGCAAAAACACCATTGGCTTTAACTAACTTCGAGAAGCTCTCGTACAGTAATCAAAAAGAATATGTTTTGTGGGTATTAACCGCCAAGCAGGATAAAACCCGGATAGACCGGATAACAAAAACCATCGAAAAATTGCTGGACGGTAAAAAGAATCCGTCTGATAAATAA
- the queG gene encoding tRNA epoxyqueuosine(34) reductase QueG, translating to MNQNLYKYSQLIKAEAQRLGFMFCGIAKADFLKEEAPRLENWLQQGRHGEMQYMENHFDKRLDPRLLVDGAKSVISLALNYYNDQQQTDPLAPKISKYAYGLDYHEVIKEKLRELLYFIQEQIGDVGGRAFVDSAPVLDKAWAKRAGLGWVGKNSNLINKKNGSFFFLAELIVDAELGYDVAPTTDHCGTCTRCIDACPTDAIVAPYVVDGSRCISYLTIELKNNIPTEFKGQTDNWMFGCDVCQNVCPWNRFSTPHHEPAFNPHPDLLGMTQRDWQEITQETFQQVFKKSAVKRTKFTGLKRNIEFLID from the coding sequence GTGAACCAAAATCTGTACAAATACAGCCAATTAATTAAAGCCGAAGCGCAACGCCTGGGCTTTATGTTTTGCGGTATTGCCAAAGCAGATTTTCTGAAAGAGGAGGCACCGCGCTTGGAAAATTGGCTGCAACAGGGCCGGCACGGCGAAATGCAGTATATGGAGAACCATTTCGATAAACGCCTCGACCCGCGTTTACTGGTGGATGGTGCCAAGTCGGTTATATCACTGGCGTTAAATTATTATAACGACCAGCAGCAAACCGATCCTCTGGCTCCCAAAATATCCAAGTATGCTTACGGACTGGATTACCACGAGGTGATTAAAGAAAAGCTGCGTGAACTGCTGTATTTTATCCAGGAACAGATTGGCGATGTAGGCGGCCGGGCTTTTGTAGATTCGGCCCCGGTATTGGATAAGGCCTGGGCCAAAAGGGCGGGATTGGGTTGGGTGGGTAAAAATTCCAACCTCATCAATAAAAAAAACGGCTCCTTCTTTTTTTTGGCCGAATTGATTGTAGACGCCGAATTAGGGTACGATGTAGCGCCCACCACCGATCATTGCGGAACCTGTACCCGGTGTATTGATGCCTGTCCCACTGATGCCATTGTTGCCCCTTACGTGGTTGATGGTAGCCGCTGCATATCGTATTTAACTATAGAACTCAAAAACAACATCCCAACAGAATTTAAAGGCCAAACCGACAACTGGATGTTTGGCTGCGATGTGTGCCAAAACGTTTGCCCCTGGAACCGGTTTTCTACCCCTCACCATGAACCGGCCTTTAACCCGCACCCGGATTTGTTAGGCATGACCCAACGCGACTGGCAGGAAATTACACAAGAAACCTTCCAGCAAGTCTTTAAAAAATCAGCCGTTAAACGCACCAAGTTCACCGGTTTGAAACGGAATATTGAGTTTCTTATTGATTGA
- a CDS encoding STAS/SEC14 domain-containing protein: MLQFINDLPENIIGIHAVGEVTKEDVDTVLIPRLDDLVKRQGEINYLLVLETDAQNFTAGAWLDDIKIGLKHFTKWKRVAVVTDQKSVEWFTSHIFRFLIPGTAQGFPLDDLKSAVQWIAE; this comes from the coding sequence ATGCTGCAATTTATAAACGATTTACCCGAAAACATTATAGGCATACATGCCGTGGGCGAAGTAACTAAAGAAGATGTAGACACGGTGCTTATTCCCCGTTTAGACGATCTGGTAAAACGCCAGGGCGAAATAAATTACCTGTTGGTATTAGAAACTGACGCCCAGAATTTCACAGCCGGCGCCTGGCTGGACGACATCAAAATAGGTCTAAAGCATTTTACTAAATGGAAAAGGGTAGCTGTTGTTACCGATCAAAAAAGTGTAGAATGGTTTACCAGCCATATCTTCCGCTTTTTAATACCAGGTACGGCACAGGGTTTCCCGCTGGACGATTTGAAAAGCGCAGTACAATGGATAGCAGAATAA
- a CDS encoding polysaccharide deacetylase family protein codes for MFRLFTAVAAACTLSLAACQQGKGANTTTDSTVTTTSATTTAAGAKDTETKPGKMASNAEIIARKQVPVLCYHQIRDWRGSDSKSAKDYIVPIAAFKEKIKMLADSGFHTILPDQLYKYLTTGAALPSKPIMLTFDDTDLDQFTIANPELKKYGFKGVYFIMTVSISRPHYMNKEQIKQLSDEGNIVASHTWDHHNFKKFAGKDWETQIDKPTKKLEEITGKKIDYFAYPFGLWNAQGLPELHKRGFKMAFQLAEKRDPNDPLMTVRRILDSGYWSAKTLSNSIRNSF; via the coding sequence ATGTTTAGATTATTTACAGCCGTTGCAGCCGCCTGCACACTCAGCTTAGCCGCCTGCCAGCAGGGCAAAGGCGCCAATACTACTACTGATAGCACGGTTACTACTACCAGTGCAACAACTACAGCCGCCGGAGCCAAGGATACTGAAACCAAGCCCGGTAAAATGGCAAGCAATGCCGAAATTATAGCCCGTAAACAGGTGCCTGTTTTGTGTTATCACCAAATACGAGACTGGCGCGGCAGCGACTCTAAAAGCGCTAAGGACTATATTGTACCCATAGCTGCGTTTAAAGAGAAAATAAAAATGCTGGCTGACAGCGGTTTCCATACCATTCTGCCCGATCAGTTGTACAAGTATCTTACTACGGGAGCGGCTTTACCGAGCAAACCCATTATGCTTACTTTTGACGATACCGATCTTGACCAGTTTACCATAGCTAATCCGGAATTGAAGAAATATGGTTTTAAGGGAGTTTATTTCATCATGACGGTATCTATAAGCCGACCGCATTACATGAACAAGGAGCAGATCAAACAGTTGTCTGACGAAGGTAATATTGTTGCCAGCCACACCTGGGACCATCATAACTTTAAAAAGTTTGCCGGTAAAGACTGGGAAACACAAATTGACAAGCCTACCAAAAAGCTGGAAGAAATTACCGGTAAAAAGATTGATTATTTTGCTTACCCGTTTGGGTTGTGGAATGCGCAGGGCTTACCCGAATTGCATAAACGCGGGTTCAAAATGGCATTCCAACTGGCCGAAAAACGCGATCCTAATGATCCGCTGATGACCGTTCGCCGTATTTTAGACAGTGGTTACTGGAGCGCCAAAACGCTGAGCAACAGTATCCGAAACAGCTTTTAA